The Pseudophaeobacter arcticus DSM 23566 genome includes a region encoding these proteins:
- a CDS encoding phosphotransferase family protein, protein MADRSFDDRAAYIVAQAQKTLGKTPDRITTPGGKSRSSIRLHFGEETVIATLRENFRRTHLEAYVLEKLGPHCDDIPRVLGVNEDVLFQSDTGEIRLSREVLEHDEGDQVELAAEACAAIFRIHAAARQTDLAGMLPHLGSNRDWIINLVGSVDALQAYSMGIPKAFDFVAVAERMDQPGRQFLKWDCRAGNAAIGDDGFVRWFDFEYAGLRHGAEDFAWLIADETWPVAPDKMADVMIDTYDHGSGYDIADYLDYLSVYVSLHAVQRLKLIQKEVRKRGWLSKTRVIKYDDAGVHPDYARQLCRVGAYYAAQSKLTAPLARNFEAAGRAFKAIAEG, encoded by the coding sequence ATGGCGGACAGAAGCTTTGATGACCGCGCGGCCTATATCGTCGCACAAGCACAAAAGACCCTGGGTAAAACCCCGGATCGGATCACCACGCCGGGCGGCAAGTCCCGCTCTTCGATACGATTGCATTTTGGTGAGGAGACGGTCATCGCCACCCTGCGCGAAAATTTCCGCCGCACCCATCTGGAGGCCTATGTGCTGGAAAAGCTGGGGCCCCATTGTGACGACATCCCCCGGGTTCTGGGCGTCAATGAGGATGTCTTGTTCCAGTCCGACACCGGCGAGATCCGCCTGAGCCGCGAGGTCCTGGAGCATGACGAGGGCGACCAGGTGGAACTGGCAGCCGAGGCCTGTGCTGCGATCTTTCGCATTCACGCTGCCGCCCGCCAGACCGATCTGGCAGGGATGTTGCCGCATCTGGGCTCAAACCGGGACTGGATCATCAATCTGGTGGGATCGGTGGACGCCTTGCAGGCCTATTCCATGGGCATCCCCAAAGCGTTCGACTTTGTCGCCGTGGCCGAACGTATGGACCAGCCGGGGCGGCAATTCCTGAAATGGGATTGCCGGGCGGGCAATGCCGCCATTGGCGACGATGGCTTTGTGCGCTGGTTTGATTTTGAATATGCCGGCCTGCGGCACGGTGCCGAGGATTTTGCCTGGCTCATTGCGGATGAGACCTGGCCAGTTGCGCCGGACAAAATGGCCGATGTGATGATCGACACCTATGATCATGGCTCTGGCTATGACATCGCCGACTATCTGGATTATCTGTCTGTCTATGTCAGCCTGCATGCGGTGCAGCGGCTGAAACTGATCCAGAAGGAAGTCAGGAAACGCGGCTGGCTCAGCAAGACGCGGGTGATCAAATATGATGACGCCGGGGTTCACCCTGATTATGCGCGGCAGCTCTGTCGGGTCGGGGCCTACTATGCGGCGCAGTCAAAACTGACAGCGCCGCTGGCCCGCAATTTTGAGGCCGCCGGGCGCGCCTTCAAGGCGATCGCAGAAGGCTAG
- a CDS encoding acyl-CoA dehydrogenase family protein, whose amino-acid sequence MKNPFETPEHRAFRDSIRAFVEKEIQPYCDDWDEAGAVPWELHQKIGAFGVWGFGIDEKYGGLGFDDCFLRVAYSEEMARCGAGGVTAALARRTISVEPIARLAGDEIRQRVLPEILSGRKGSSLGVTEPGGGSDVANLKTTARRDGNHWVINGSKTFITGGMTSDYFVIPARTGGAGLDGISLFFVEADTAGFSRSALTRKMGWWCSDQATLFLDDVRVPASNMMGEEGTGFLAIMNNFNMERINLIAGVLGMMKTCLEDSIAWAQDRETFGKKLIRHQVIRHKIAEISARIDAVEATLRMICWQVNQGDMPVAELSKAKFFATKACEYCASEAMQIFGGAGYLRGNRVERIYREVKVMAIGGGSEEIMRDLAVRQMGL is encoded by the coding sequence ATGAAGAACCCCTTTGAAACGCCAGAGCATCGCGCCTTTCGCGACAGCATCCGCGCCTTTGTCGAAAAGGAAATCCAGCCCTATTGCGACGACTGGGACGAGGCCGGAGCGGTGCCCTGGGAGCTGCACCAGAAGATTGGTGCATTTGGCGTCTGGGGCTTTGGCATCGACGAAAAATATGGCGGTCTTGGGTTTGACGACTGTTTTCTGCGCGTGGCCTATAGCGAAGAGATGGCCCGCTGTGGCGCCGGCGGGGTTACCGCGGCCTTGGCCAGGCGTACCATTTCTGTGGAACCAATTGCGCGGCTGGCGGGTGACGAGATCCGCCAGCGGGTGCTGCCCGAAATCCTGTCCGGGCGCAAAGGCTCCTCATTGGGGGTGACCGAACCGGGGGGCGGCTCGGATGTGGCCAACCTCAAGACCACAGCCCGGCGTGACGGCAATCACTGGGTGATCAACGGCTCCAAGACCTTCATCACCGGCGGCATGACCTCTGACTACTTTGTGATCCCGGCCCGGACCGGCGGCGCGGGGTTGGACGGCATTTCCCTGTTTTTTGTCGAGGCGGATACCGCTGGCTTCTCCCGCTCAGCCCTGACCCGCAAGATGGGCTGGTGGTGTTCGGATCAGGCAACGCTGTTTCTGGATGATGTCCGCGTGCCCGCCAGCAACATGATGGGGGAGGAAGGCACCGGGTTTTTGGCCATCATGAACAATTTCAACATGGAGCGGATCAACCTGATCGCCGGGGTTCTGGGGATGATGAAGACCTGCCTGGAAGACAGTATCGCCTGGGCACAAGACCGCGAGACCTTTGGCAAAAAGCTGATCCGCCATCAGGTGATCCGCCACAAGATCGCCGAGATCTCCGCCCGCATTGATGCGGTTGAGGCGACACTGCGGATGATCTGCTGGCAGGTCAACCAGGGCGATATGCCAGTAGCCGAGCTGAGCAAGGCCAAATTCTTTGCCACCAAGGCCTGCGAATACTGCGCCTCTGAGGCGATGCAGATCTTTGGTGGGGCGGGCTATCTGCGTGGCAACCGGGTGGAGCGCATCTACCGCGAGGTCAAGGTCATGGCCATTGGTGGCGGATCGGAAGAGATCATGCGCGACCTCGCCGTGCGCCAGATGGGGCTATAA
- a CDS encoding TetR/AcrR family transcriptional regulator, producing MCPGTEDQPNVTSGDSQPMRGNPARVARTRGKIFDAVITSLDEVGYSECSINRVQTQAGVSRGALTHHFPSKEEMMVKTLEHLLAPVRGTSVPDDQEANLLRSSKAGTSLPGQLHALWSRVINTREGRALMEILVAARTDQVLNRRITPSLWSYNDEFNRNIANLYQATEGHEDELTLLWSICRSFMRGLHTQAPFERDPKIITKMVELFGRIIAPHMSARSRQGEADEEPL from the coding sequence ATGTGCCCAGGAACCGAAGACCAACCGAACGTCACCTCCGGCGACAGTCAGCCCATGCGGGGCAACCCGGCACGGGTGGCGCGCACCCGAGGCAAAATCTTTGATGCGGTGATCACCTCGCTCGACGAGGTGGGCTATTCGGAATGTTCCATCAACCGGGTGCAAACCCAGGCCGGGGTCTCCCGTGGCGCCCTCACCCATCACTTCCCCTCCAAGGAAGAGATGATGGTAAAAACCCTCGAACATCTGCTGGCCCCGGTGCGCGGCACCTCGGTGCCTGATGACCAGGAGGCCAATCTGCTGCGCTCTTCCAAAGCCGGGACCAGCCTGCCGGGCCAGCTACATGCGCTGTGGAGCCGGGTGATCAACACCCGCGAAGGCCGCGCGCTGATGGAAATCCTGGTGGCCGCACGCACCGACCAGGTGCTGAACCGCCGCATCACCCCATCGCTTTGGAGCTACAACGACGAGTTCAACCGCAATATCGCCAATCTCTACCAGGCCACCGAGGGCCATGAGGATGAGCTGACGCTGCTCTGGTCGATCTGCCGGAGCTTCATGCGCGGGTTGCACACACAGGCGCCGTTTGAGCGCGATCCCAAGATCATAACCAAGATGGTCGAGCTATTTGGCCGCATCATAGCGCCGCATATGTCTGCGCGCAGCCGTCAGGGAGAAGCAGATGAAGAACCCCTTTGA